One part of the bacterium genome encodes these proteins:
- a CDS encoding energy-coupling factor transporter transmembrane component T translates to MNEFELLRNITIGQYLPTGSYLHRLDPRAKIIAAVLLTAAVSFTPSILGNASLLIACSAVVVLGRIPFSYALRGLIPAVPLLLILALLQLLFFGRNYDPTSPVIFHWGWIVVTAAVARLVVISAARFVELLLVTSVFTLSTRTTELTHGIERLLRPFRRLRVPSHELALVVTIALRFIPTIALEAERLLKAQASRGGTIRGRRGNFVAATRRLLPVLVPLFTFALRRGEELIVAMEARAYMGGEGRTTYAILPGRPLDWLAPVAALAFLVAMLFVRFPF, encoded by the coding sequence GTGAACGAGTTCGAGCTGCTGCGCAACATTACGATCGGCCAGTATCTGCCGACCGGCTCGTACCTGCACCGGCTGGACCCGCGGGCGAAGATCATTGCCGCGGTCCTGCTGACCGCAGCGGTGAGCTTCACGCCCAGCATTCTCGGCAATGCCTCTCTGCTGATCGCCTGCTCGGCGGTCGTGGTGCTCGGCCGCATCCCCTTCTCGTACGCCCTGCGCGGGTTGATCCCGGCCGTTCCGCTCCTGCTCATCCTCGCGCTGCTGCAGCTGCTGTTTTTCGGCCGCAACTATGATCCCACCAGCCCGGTGATCTTTCACTGGGGGTGGATTGTCGTGACCGCGGCGGTCGCCCGCCTGGTCGTGATCTCCGCAGCGCGTTTCGTCGAGTTGCTCCTCGTGACGAGCGTGTTCACCCTATCGACCCGAACGACCGAGCTCACGCACGGCATCGAACGGCTGCTCCGTCCCTTCCGGCGGCTGCGGGTGCCCTCGCACGAACTGGCCCTGGTGGTCACGATCGCGCTTCGATTCATCCCGACGATTGCCTTGGAGGCGGAGCGGCTCCTGAAAGCCCAGGCCTCCCGCGGCGGCACCATTCGCGGCCGGCGCGGGAACTTCGTGGCGGCCACCCGGCGTCTTCTCCCCGTCCTCGTCCCCTTGTTCACGTTCGCGCTCCGCCGCGGGGAAGAGCTGATCGTCGCGATGGAAGCGCGGGCGTATATGGGGGGGGAAGGTCGAACCACCTACGCCATTCTCCCCGGGCGGCCGCTGGACTGGCTCGCCCCCGTCGCGGCGTTGGCCTTTCTTGTGGCCATGCTGTTCGTCCGCTTTCCCTTCTAG
- a CDS encoding QueT transporter family protein: protein MAPRTARIAEIGVVGAAYAALTLLVAPASYGPLQLRFAEMLKPLVIWEPALIPAFVIGNFLSNLPSPFVGPWELLWMPLANLVGGWAGWRVGRVNAYLGATVYAVIIGAAVTTMLSVLLRAPFRALITPLIGSEVILLIAGVPMMHPVHVALQRLRGRTAGSAAPR, encoded by the coding sequence GTGGCGCCACGAACGGCCCGCATCGCAGAGATCGGCGTGGTGGGGGCAGCCTACGCGGCCCTCACCCTGCTCGTGGCCCCCGCGTCGTACGGCCCTCTACAGTTGCGCTTTGCTGAAATGCTGAAACCCCTGGTGATCTGGGAGCCCGCGTTGATCCCGGCGTTCGTCATCGGCAATTTCCTGAGCAACCTCCCGAGCCCATTCGTCGGGCCGTGGGAACTCCTCTGGATGCCGCTGGCTAACCTCGTCGGTGGATGGGCCGGCTGGCGGGTCGGGCGGGTCAACGCCTACCTCGGCGCCACCGTGTACGCGGTCATCATCGGCGCCGCGGTCACGACGATGCTCTCCGTGCTGCTCCGGGCGCCTTTCCGAGCGCTGATCACCCCGCTGATCGGAAGCGAGGTGATCCTCTTGATCGCCGGGGTCCCCATGATGCACCCCGTGCACGTCGCGCTCCAACGGCTGCGTGGGCGGACGGCGGGGAGCGCCGCGCCTCGCTAG
- a CDS encoding energy-coupling factor transporter ATPase, producing the protein MPGPLIVCDGVEFSYAASAAGAPQGGEPGSDARVLRGVSLEVTPGEHLAIIGPNGSGKSTLARHLNGLLRPQRGTVRVRGMDTADPGSLRAIRQTVGMVFQHPESQMVATIVEEDVAFGPENLGVPHAELRRRVRRALETVGMWEARDRPPHLLSAGQKQRVAIAGVLAMQPECLVLDEATSMLDPRGRGEVAEVVAALRRGGTAIVTITHLMSEAAVADRVIVLDRGTIRLAGTPRRVFAQVDELHRIGLDLPPVAALAGRLHRRVPTFPAGLLTVDEMVQAVAARASIPR; encoded by the coding sequence GCGAGCCGGGCTCGGATGCCCGGGTGCTCCGCGGCGTCTCGCTTGAGGTCACCCCGGGCGAGCACCTGGCGATCATCGGGCCGAACGGGTCCGGGAAATCCACCCTCGCCCGCCACCTGAACGGGCTGCTGCGGCCCCAGCGCGGAACGGTCCGAGTCCGCGGCATGGACACCGCCGACCCAGGCAGCCTGCGGGCCATCCGGCAGACCGTTGGAATGGTGTTCCAGCACCCGGAGAGCCAGATGGTGGCGACGATCGTGGAGGAAGACGTCGCCTTCGGCCCCGAGAACCTCGGGGTGCCCCACGCCGAGTTGCGGCGGCGGGTTCGCCGGGCCTTGGAGACCGTTGGAATGTGGGAGGCACGAGATCGTCCGCCCCACCTGCTGTCGGCCGGTCAGAAGCAGCGGGTGGCTATCGCCGGCGTGCTGGCCATGCAGCCTGAGTGCCTGGTCCTCGACGAAGCGACCTCCATGCTGGACCCGCGCGGGCGAGGAGAGGTGGCCGAGGTGGTCGCGGCCCTGCGCCGCGGCGGGACGGCGATCGTGACCATCACCCACCTGATGAGCGAGGCCGCCGTGGCCGATCGGGTGATCGTCCTCGACCGAGGGACGATCCGGCTGGCGGGGACGCCGCGCAGGGTGTTCGCCCAGGTGGATGAGCTGCACCGCATCGGGCTCGACCTCCCCCCTGTGGCCGCGCTCGCCGGCAGGCTGCACCGCCGGGTCCCGACGTTTCCCGCCGGCCTGCTGACCGTGGATGAGATGGTGCAGGCGGTGGCGGCACGGGCCTCGATTCCCCGGTGA
- a CDS encoding amidase, translating into MSELAYATAAELAPQIRARALSPVALVESLLARIERCRVLNAFITVTADVALAQAREAEREIAGGQYRGPLHGIPVSLKDLIDTRGTRTTCGSRILAEHVPIRDATVTMRLREAGAVLLGKNALHEFAFGVTSNNPHYGPTRNPWDIDRIPGGSSGGSGAAVAAGLGPVSLGTDTGGSIRIPAAVCGVVGLKPTYGRVSRHGVFPLSWTLDHIGPLTRSVEDAALVLRAIAGPDPADPSTLGHAVPDFYAGLGGPPRGGRLGVLDDEYHQEMTEEVRSRFRAALEVLRSLGLRLEDVPFPRPNEARAAATAVILAEAASVHEGWMRERPGDYGPETLDLLRQGAFVTASQYLRAQKVRALLLGEVDEWLAPYAAVVLPSVPTTAPPIGQRTLEVGGRQIEVRGFLTRFSRLINLVGLPAISVPCGFGDDGLPIGLQIVGRPMDEATILAIAHAYERATPWHERRPPEPPEER; encoded by the coding sequence GTGAGCGAACTGGCCTACGCGACCGCCGCCGAACTGGCGCCTCAGATCCGGGCCAGGGCGCTCTCGCCGGTGGCGCTCGTGGAGTCGCTCCTCGCTCGCATCGAGCGGTGTCGGGTGCTGAATGCGTTCATCACCGTAACGGCTGATGTGGCCCTGGCCCAGGCCAGGGAGGCGGAACGGGAGATTGCCGGCGGGCAGTACCGGGGACCGCTGCACGGGATTCCCGTTTCGCTCAAGGATCTCATCGATACGCGTGGGACGCGCACGACGTGCGGCTCGCGGATCCTGGCCGAGCACGTCCCCATCCGCGACGCCACCGTCACGATGCGGTTGCGGGAGGCGGGTGCGGTTCTTCTTGGGAAGAACGCGCTGCACGAGTTCGCGTTCGGGGTGACGTCCAACAATCCGCACTACGGTCCGACACGCAACCCGTGGGACATCGACCGCATTCCGGGGGGATCGAGCGGGGGCTCAGGTGCGGCCGTCGCCGCGGGATTGGGTCCGGTGTCACTGGGGACGGACACCGGCGGGAGCATCCGCATCCCGGCGGCGGTGTGCGGCGTGGTGGGGCTCAAACCTACCTACGGCCGCGTCAGCCGCCACGGGGTGTTTCCGCTCTCGTGGACCCTCGACCACATCGGGCCGCTCACCCGGAGCGTGGAGGATGCCGCCTTGGTGCTTCGGGCGATCGCCGGCCCGGACCCCGCCGATCCGTCAACCCTCGGCCATGCCGTGCCGGATTTTTACGCCGGGCTCGGTGGGCCCCCCCGGGGTGGGCGCCTGGGTGTGCTCGACGACGAGTACCATCAGGAGATGACCGAGGAGGTGCGGTCCCGGTTTCGCGCCGCGCTCGAGGTCTTGAGATCCCTGGGCCTGCGGCTGGAGGACGTCCCGTTCCCCCGACCGAACGAAGCCCGGGCCGCGGCCACCGCCGTCATTTTGGCCGAGGCCGCCAGCGTGCACGAGGGATGGATGCGTGAGCGGCCCGGGGACTACGGTCCGGAGACGCTCGACCTGCTGCGCCAGGGAGCCTTCGTCACGGCCAGCCAATACCTGCGCGCCCAGAAAGTTCGCGCGCTGCTGCTGGGCGAGGTCGATGAATGGCTGGCCCCTTACGCGGCGGTCGTTCTTCCCTCCGTGCCCACCACGGCGCCGCCAATAGGCCAGCGCACGCTCGAGGTCGGTGGGCGCCAGATCGAAGTGCGCGGCTTCCTTACCCGGTTCTCACGGCTCATCAACCTCGTGGGGCTTCCTGCGATCTCGGTTCCGTGCGGCTTCGGCGACGACGGCCTGCCCATTGGGCTGCAGATCGTGGGCCGCCCGATGGACGAGGCCACGATCCTCGCCATCGCCCATGCCTATGAGCGGGCAACCCCATGGCACGAGCGACGTCCCCCCGAGCCGCCCGAGGAACGCTGA
- a CDS encoding energy-coupling factor transporter ATPase: MIDRGEHAGTLTAARPGVSPLIAVENLWHTYMAGTPFEHQALRGISLNIYPGEAVGVIGQTGSGKSTLIQYFNGLMRPIRGRVLVAGHDLGRPDVDLAAVRRIVGLVFQEPETQVFERLVGDDIAYGPRQLRLPFLEIRERVRWAMETVGLPFDAFKDRYTFTLSGGELRKAALAGVLALRPRVLVVDEPTSGLDPGAREELRGRIRDLRTREGMTLVLVSHDMEEVARLSDRLYILHDGAVVATGTPREVFVDGARLAELGLAPPEATQVVQRLRARGYHVRGDALTVEEAEQALAPLLSEGP; this comes from the coding sequence GTGATCGACCGGGGGGAGCACGCCGGAACCCTCACCGCCGCGCGGCCGGGGGTGTCTCCGCTCATCGCGGTGGAGAACCTTTGGCATACCTACATGGCGGGGACCCCGTTCGAGCACCAAGCCCTGCGCGGCATCAGCCTGAACATCTATCCCGGCGAAGCCGTCGGGGTCATCGGCCAGACCGGGTCCGGAAAGTCCACCCTAATCCAGTATTTCAACGGCCTGATGCGTCCCATCCGCGGCCGGGTCCTGGTCGCGGGGCATGATCTGGGGAGGCCGGATGTCGATCTGGCCGCCGTCAGGCGCATCGTGGGCCTCGTCTTCCAGGAACCGGAGACCCAGGTGTTCGAGCGCCTGGTCGGCGACGACATCGCGTACGGACCCCGCCAGCTTCGCCTTCCATTCCTCGAGATCCGTGAACGTGTCCGGTGGGCGATGGAGACGGTCGGTCTCCCCTTCGACGCTTTCAAGGACCGGTACACCTTCACGCTGAGCGGCGGCGAGTTGCGAAAGGCGGCGCTTGCCGGCGTGCTCGCGTTGCGGCCTCGGGTGCTGGTGGTCGACGAGCCGACGTCGGGGTTGGATCCGGGGGCCCGCGAGGAGCTTCGGGGGCGCATCCGGGATCTCCGCACGCGCGAGGGGATGACGCTGGTGCTCGTCTCGCACGATATGGAGGAGGTGGCTCGGCTGAGCGACCGCCTCTACATCCTGCACGACGGAGCGGTGGTGGCAACCGGCACCCCGCGGGAGGTGTTCGTCGACGGCGCGCGCCTCGCCGAACTCGGCCTCGCCCCCCCCGAGGCGACCCAGGTCGTCCAGCGACTGCGCGCGCGAGGGTACCACGTTCGCGGCGACGCGCTGACCGTAGAGGAGGCCGAGCAGGCCCTGGCGCCCCTGTTGAGCGAGGGTCCGTGA
- a CDS encoding ECF transporter S component: MQEVRQGGLSTRGIVISGVLGAIAIFLGATRLGFIPMPTGINATIMHVPAIIGGILEGPIVGGLIGIIFGIYSFLQATTPMFKDPIVAIVPRIFIGVFAAWAYFAARRAGEWWGITVAAIVGTATNTILVLGLGVARHYLPGKVAWTVAFTHGIPEIIVAVIISLAVLLSWKRVQVGQARARV; this comes from the coding sequence ATGCAGGAGGTACGTCAGGGAGGGCTCTCGACGCGCGGGATCGTGATCTCTGGGGTCCTCGGGGCGATTGCCATCTTCCTTGGAGCCACCCGTCTCGGTTTTATCCCGATGCCGACCGGGATCAACGCCACGATCATGCACGTGCCGGCGATCATCGGAGGGATTTTGGAAGGACCCATCGTCGGCGGACTGATCGGCATCATCTTCGGCATCTATAGTTTTCTGCAGGCGACGACCCCGATGTTCAAGGATCCGATCGTGGCGATCGTGCCACGGATTTTCATCGGCGTCTTTGCCGCCTGGGCCTATTTCGCCGCCCGTCGGGCCGGGGAGTGGTGGGGAATCACGGTCGCCGCGATCGTCGGCACCGCCACGAACACCATCCTTGTGCTCGGGCTCGGTGTGGCCCGCCACTACCTGCCGGGTAAGGTGGCGTGGACCGTGGCCTTCACCCACGGTATCCCCGAGATCATCGTCGCCGTGATCATTTCCCTTGCCGTGCTCCTCTCCTGGAAGCGGGTGCAGGTCGGACAGGCCCGGGCGCGCGTCTAA
- the queF gene encoding preQ(1) synthase codes for MTAARKRAVRQEHSGKAQPTASGKSRPGAVAPAPDFRLEIRDTQAVRSGLLKWFPYEYAGSPATVEITTDEFTAVCPWSGLPDFGTVTVRYLPRARVLELRSFKYYLLTYRNVGIYQEHAANRILSDLVRVTVPKWLELELDYRIRGGVHTVVRARWPT; via the coding sequence GGGCGGTGCGGCAAGAGCACTCCGGCAAGGCGCAGCCGACGGCATCCGGGAAGAGCCGTCCGGGGGCGGTGGCCCCTGCACCCGACTTCCGGTTGGAGATCCGCGACACCCAGGCGGTTCGGTCCGGGCTCCTCAAGTGGTTCCCATACGAGTATGCGGGATCGCCCGCCACCGTCGAGATTACCACGGATGAGTTCACGGCGGTCTGCCCGTGGTCGGGGCTCCCCGACTTCGGCACGGTGACCGTCCGGTACCTCCCGCGCGCGCGGGTGTTGGAACTGCGCTCGTTCAAATACTACCTCCTCACCTACCGCAACGTCGGGATCTATCAGGAGCACGCCGCGAACAGGATCCTCTCGGACCTCGTGCGCGTCACGGTGCCAAAGTGGTTGGAGTTGGAGCTGGATTACCGCATCCGCGGGGGCGTGCACACGGTCGTCCGCGCGCGCTGGCCGACCTGA